The following are encoded together in the Bos indicus isolate NIAB-ARS_2022 breed Sahiwal x Tharparkar chromosome 27, NIAB-ARS_B.indTharparkar_mat_pri_1.0, whole genome shotgun sequence genome:
- the LOC139180095 gene encoding protein FAM90A5-like, which yields MAGHYGWLRACRLFQDQKVKCKDCGAFGHTARRLRCPMKRWQGALVPLPLGSRFGKENLAWKLQDPPTPGTPNTAEREEEERQRKEEQQRKLLQQFPRRPCSRQPQSWNEEPEPSLCLRHPNMPVLIHTSKRKSFQDPDHPRGSPMRRDDVKSSLPALPLIGRNLAPASKGRIEAPGKRCAQTPSLTCVNPPKKPKLSPVQTPQQSTSTADLGAFLNLPPPPSTAGRGSRVAARVSRETPVQGQRFDVQPPADRSSSRSVGAVSAAHPPPIILVPAQPLRMLFLRDSEGCWSCRYTAPPPLQPAERPAPPVQRPSVD from the exons GTGAAGTGTAAGGACTGTGGAGCCTTTGGGCACACAGCAAGGAGACTCAGGTGCCCCATGAAGCGCTGGCAAGGGGCGCTGGTCCCCCTGCCCTTGGGATCCAGATTTGGTAAGGAGAACCTGGCGTGGAAGCTGCAGGACCCACCAACCCCAGGGACCCCTAACACggctgagagagaggaggaggaaaggcagaG GAAAGAGGAGCAGCAGAGGAAGCTCCTGCAGCAATTTCCCAGGAGGCCCTGCAGTCGGCAGCCACAGAGCTGGAATGAGGAGCCAGAGCCCAGCCTCTGCCTGAGG CACCCAAACATGCCCGTGCTTATTCACACATCCAAGAGGAAATCCTTCCAGGATCCAGATCACCCAAGAGGGTCACCCATGAGGAGAGATGATGTGAAATCCAGCCTCCCCGCATTGCCTCTCATCGGCAGGAATTTGGCCCCGGCCTCCAAGGGCCGCATCGAGGCTCCAGGCAAGAGATGTGCGCAGACCCCCAGCCTGACATGTGTGAACCCCCCAAAGAAACCCAAACTCAGCCCCGTCCAGACCCCCCAGCAGAGCACTTCGACAGCAGATCTGGGGGCCTTCCTGAATCTGCCTCCTCCACCCAGCACAGCTGGACGTGGATCGAGAGTGGCTGCCCGGGTATCCAGGGAGACACCTGTCCAGGGGCAGCGCTTTGACGTCCAGCCTCCAGCAGACAGATCTTCCTCCAGGAGCGTGGGTGCAGTCTCTgcagcccaccccccacccatcaTCCTCGTCCCAGCCCAGCCTCTCAGGATGCTCTTCCTGAGAGACAGCGAAGGCTGCTGGAGCTGCCGGTACACGGCACCCCCACCTCTGCAGCCTGCAGAGCGGCCAGCCCCTCCTGTTCAGAGGCCGTCCGTCGACTAG